AAGAATTAGGAGCAATAGCTTCCGAGCCTGTTAGAGTTGCGGATGAACTGCAGACTTTCAAGTCGTTGCCAGCGTCAAGCTTTATGGCGTTGTTAATGGTGATTTGAGTTGTGGCAGATTGCTCTGAGCAGTTGCTGCTATTGTCTGGAGTCACAGTCCAAGTAATATCATAAGTTCCGAAATCTGTAATTGAAGCTGGATCAATTTCTAAAGTATTATCTGAAATTGAGCCGATAGAAACAGTGTTGTTGTCTTTTTCAATAGTCCATACTCCTGTGCCGGTGTTACTTGAGCCTGTGATAATAAAAGGATTATCATTAGCGCATGCATTAGTGATTGGGTTATCGATACTTGCGATAATTGGCTCATTGAAGGTAATTGTGATGGGGTCTGAGTCTATTTCACAGCTCTCAGTGTTGATTACTTTTCTTATGACTGTGTATTCACCAAACATTCCTTCATTGATGGTTAATGAAGCGCTTGAGGTATTAATATCATCAAAACTAGCATCATCCGCATTGTCGCCAGTAATTTCCCAAGCGTAAGAATTAGGAGCAATAGCTTCCGATCCTGTTAAAGTTGCGGATAAACCGCAGACTTCCAAGTCGTTGCCAGCGTCAAGCTTTATGGTGTTGTTAATGGTGATTTGAGTCGTGGCAGATTGCTCTGAGCAGTTGCTGCTATTGTCTGGAGCCACAGTCCATGTAATATCATATGTACCGAAATCTGTAATTGAAGCCGGATCAATTTCTAAAATATTATCTGAAATTGAGCCGATAGAGACAGTGTTGTTGTCTTTTTCAATAGTCCATACTCCTGTGCCGGTGTTATTTGAGCCTGTGATAATAAAAGGATTATCATTAGCGCATGCATTAGTGATTGGGTTGTCGATGTTTGCGGTAATTGGCTCATTGAAGGTAATCTTGATAGGATCTGAGTCTATTTCACAGCCCTCAGTGTTGATTACTTTTCTTATGACCGTGTATTCGCCAAACATTCCTTCATTGATGGTTAATGAAGCGCTTGAAGCATTAATATCATCAAAACTAGCATCATCCGCATTGTCGCTAGTAATTTCCCAAGCGTAAGAATTAGGAGCAATAGCTTCCGAGCCTGTTAGAGTTGCGGTTGAACCGCAGACTTCACTTTCAGCAACTGAAGCGGAAAGCTTGCTGTTTTTTCTGAATGTTATTTCTTTATTGATTAGATCTTCACACATTCCATTAGATTCTTTCCAAGTAATAATGTAAGTTCCAAAATCGCTGTCATTTGAAATGGAAATTGTTACTGGATATATGCCCTCTGAGAAATCTGTAGGTTTGTTGTAAGTGATATTAACTTTGTCATTGAGAGAATTTGTTCCCGATTCATCCGTAATTTGAGTGATTTCTACTTTGTGATCAAGCTGTATAAGTTCTGTGGGGTTTGTGGCTTCTTCCAATAGTGTAATTGGAAGCTCAACTTCGACGCTTTTCTCATTACAGTTCACTTGTAGGGGAAGTAGTGATTCGGTGAAATTAGGTTTTTTTATAAATGTTAAGTCAAAGGCTGAAGCTTCTTCATCATCATATCCTTTAAAGTCGGATAAGTTGGATAATTTAATTTGGACAGCATTGTGTGTGGCTGTTGGGTTGTCGTTGACTGTGCCATTGTCAAGCCCAATTCTTAATGTTCCTTCGTCGTAATTAGTTCCGTCTTCACTTTTTAACTGAAAACTATTGCTGATTTGAACTTTAACTCTGAACTTGTATGATTTACTGCTATTTTCGTAAGGTAGTTCAATTGTACAGTTGGTTGCTGTGGCATTTGATGAGCCATTGATATTATTTAATTTAAAATATGAGTTAGCCGTAGTGTAGTTGTTTGTTATTTCATCAAATGCTTCGATGTTTGATTCGAATGTCATTCCTTCAGGTAAAGAGAGCTCGAATGGAATTTCAGTTATATCGCGTCGAGTTCTATTTGTGATTTCAAAGAAGTAATAAAACTCCAATTCTTCCTCAGGTACATTATCACCTAGGCAAAACTCGGATTTGGATGGTGTTTGTTTAAGTGTTAAGTCATATGCGCATGAACAACCGTCATTTTGACCTGTAGGCTCGCCTCTTGAAAGGTTATTGCCATTTTGCAAAGTACCGTCATTTGGATCGAATATGATCAATGTTGTTTGCCCAGCTTCGCTGTATGTATGATCTCTGGCGTATGCCCAAAATTGACCATCTACAAAGTAAACAGCTCCTGCACCTCCGTAATTGTAGAATTGTGGACTTACAGTCTCCAACGCTAAATTTTCATCATTTTCAGTAGTATTTATTCTAACAAGTCTGCCGTCAAAGATCGTATTATCGATTGCATTACGAGCTTGTTTCCATCCGTATATTTTATTGTCGTCAGGATTGAATACGATATCGGCAATTCCAGAGGAAATGGTTGCGTATTTTTGAGTGAAAGATTGGTCAGATATAGGCAGCGTTTTTTGCGATCCGTCAGGATTGTATATAGCATTATGCAGATCAAAATACACTACTCTGCCACCTCCTGTGCACCAATAACGACCATTGACATCAATGTCTCCACTGTTGAAATATTCGCCAACTTTGCAAACTAGCTCAACTTTGTAGTCAAAGTTTTCTCCATTAATATTGTCCTTTTTTAATCTGTATATACTAGTGTTCGAGCTATTTCCATAGTTGGCTAGAAAATAGATATACCCATCTTTGACATTGAAAGCCGCGGCATTCATTGTGGAGAAATTAAGGTTTATCCCATTGTTTACTCCATTAAACAGAAACCGTCGCTCAAGTGTGACAGATTGTGTTTGAGCATTCATTTTTAGTTCTTCTAGGGCGTAGTTTGAAGACCCCGAAATCTTGTAAATTTGGAATAAAGCGCCTGAACAAGTAAATCCGTCAAATTCAGAGGCAGGTAATGTCCCTTGGGCGTTTGCTGAATTGAGATTGAAATCAACCAAGGTGAAAATAAAGCTAATCAGCAGGAGAGTTTTTCTGATCATGGTGTGTAATGTATCAATGATAAATATGTATCAAATTTATTTTTATAAAAAAATAATAGATTTTATCAGTAAACTCTAGTACTTAATTGTCATTAATTTGATTTAAAGTTAAAAAGTTGACAATTGTTAATGTTTTGTATGAAGCGAGACTATTAATGGTTTAGATTAGTTGGTTTTGAATTATATCAAATTATCTGAAAGAGTAGTATAAGTTAAAGTGCCTTTCAATAATTTTGAAAGGCAAACAAGAGTTTAAAAAAGCAGTTTTGACGCTTTTAGAATCGCCATGCATGATATTACATCTGTGATTTTTTCATTCATGACCATATCGAGAGCTTTTTCAAAAGGAACTTTCATTATTTCAATTACTTCAGTTTCATCAAATTCGGTTTCATGTTGACTGAGATCTTCCGCTAGGAAAATGAAACCTTCTTCATCAGTGCAGGAGTTCGACGTATGAAATTTGCCTATGTTTGTCCATTTTTGAGCTTTAAGCCCCGTTTCTTCTTTGAGTTCTCTCTTGGCGCTTTCCAATATATCTTCATTTAAAGGGCCGCCACCCATTGGGATTTCCCACGAGTACTCGTCAATAGTGTATCTGTATTGGCCAACTAGCCATGTGTTGCCTTGAGAGTCAATTGGTAAAATAGCGATTGCTCTATTCTTGAAAAGAACTTTTCCATAGATGCCTTCTTTTCCATTAGGCATGATGACATCGTGTTCTTCGACTTTAATCCACGGGTTTTCATAAATGTTCTTTTTATCTTTGAATTGCCATGGATTTTGTTTGCTATTATTTATCGACATGTTATAAGTATCTATTTGTTGCAAAATAATTTGAGAAAGTTAAACGCTTGTATGAAATTTCTCTATTTATAGTTGAGTATGGGATAAATATTATTTTCTAATTGTTCGATGCTTAATATACTGAATTTATAAATGTTGGCAAATGCGAGTAAAGTTACTCGTGTAATATTGGTCGTAACTTTTTAAATTTTCTTCTGTTATTTCCCTAAGTGAGAGCTTCTTGCTATATTTGCGGACGATTTTAATTAACGAGAGGAAATGATCTATTTAAGTAAGGAATTGACGTTTTGTGCGGCGCATCAATTGTATAATCCAAAATGGAGCAAGGAAAAAAATGAGGAAGTCTTTGAAGGATGCGCTCATGAAAATTGGCATGGACATAATTATCATCTGACTGTGACTGTAAAGGGAAGACCTGATGAAGATACGGGTATGGTGATGAATTTCAAGGACTTGAAAAGAATTGTCAAAAAAGAGGTGATTTCTAAAGTGGATCATAAGAATCTTAATTTGGATGTCGACTTCATGAAAGGTAAGATGACGACTTGTGAAGTATTAGTGGAAGCTATGTGGGGAGTGCTTGCTCCAAAGATCAGTGAATTTACTGATGGTAGAGTAGTGTTGCATTCATTGAAATTATATGAGACAAACACAAGTTTTGCTGAATATTACGGTGAGTAATTGATTGTATTTAGTTTAAGAATATGAAAGCGTCGCTAATTTAAAGCGACGCTTTTTTGTTACTGTTGAATGAAAATGTAACTTTATTTCATGAGATATTTTATTGTTGCCGGAGAGAGATCCGGTGATTTGCATGCTTCAAATTTAGTCAAGGCTTTAAAGTCTCAAGATAGCGATGCTGTTTTCGCTGGTTTTGGTGGAGATTATATGGCAGAGGCTGGAGTTGAGGTCAAGGTTCATATCAGGGAACTTGCATTTATGGGGTTTCTTGAAATAGTCAAGGGGTTGTTTAAAATCTTGGGCTTTTTGAAGATTTGCAAGTCCGAGATCGAATCATTTAAGCCCGATGTTATTATATTGGTCGATTATGGCGGATTTAATATGAAAATAGCTAAGTGGGCCAAGGAAAATGGGATTAGAGTATTTTATTATATTTCACCTAAAGTGTGGGCATGGAACACGTCCAGAGCTTGGAAGCTCAAAAAGACAGTAGATAAGATGTTTTCAATACTGCCTTTTGAAAAAGCTTTTTTTATGCAATTTGATGACTGGGATGTTGATTATGTTGGTAACCCAGTCGTAGACGCTGTGATGGCGCACAATAAGAATGATGAGTTTATGGAAGGTAATAATCTTCCAAAAGACAAGCCACTTGTTGCTTTATTGCCAGGAAGTAGAAAGCAAGAGTTGAAATACATCTTGCCGACAATGCTGGAAGTTGCTGATAAGTTTCCTGATTGCCACTTTTGCGTTGCTGGTGTGAAATCATTGGATTTGACATTATACGATAGCTTAAAAGGACATAGTAATATTTCTCTTATTTTTGACCAAACATACGATTTGTATTCCAATGCATCTGCTGGAATAATTACTTCTGGAACAGCAACCTTGGAAACGGCTTTGTTTGAATTGCCTCAGGTTGTTGCTTATCGAGGAGGGAAGATATCTTACGCGATAGCTAAATTAGTAGCTAAAGTAAAATACATTTCTTTGGTGAACTTGATAATGGATAAGCAAGTAGTGAAAGAATATATTCAGGAAGAGATGACAGTTCAAAATCTATCAAGGGAATTAGAGCTTTTGTTGGATAATAATTCGAATGAAAGATTGTCAATGAAGAAAGATTATATTGAATTGAAAAATATATTGGGGAGTGAATCAGCTTCGGTTCGAGCAGCGAAAAAAATGTATGGATATTTGATTGAGAAGGTTAAATAGAAAAAGGAGCGTTGTGGCTCCTTTTATATTTTTATGCAACATGCAGTTGCTTTAATTTCGAATTCTCAAATTTTTCTTTGGCGTATTCAAGAGTAACCTCAAACTCTTTCACATTTTCTTCTGAAGGAAGGTGGAACATTGC
The Aureibacter tunicatorum DNA segment above includes these coding regions:
- a CDS encoding gliding motility-associated C-terminal domain-containing protein, translating into MIRKTLLLISFIFTLVDFNLNSANAQGTLPASEFDGFTCSGALFQIYKISGSSNYALEELKMNAQTQSVTLERRFLFNGVNNGINLNFSTMNAAAFNVKDGYIYFLANYGNSSNTSIYRLKKDNINGENFDYKVELVCKVGEYFNSGDIDVNGRYWCTGGGRVVYFDLHNAIYNPDGSQKTLPISDQSFTQKYATISSGIADIVFNPDDNKIYGWKQARNAIDNTIFDGRLVRINTTENDENLALETVSPQFYNYGGAGAVYFVDGQFWAYARDHTYSEAGQTTLIIFDPNDGTLQNGNNLSRGEPTGQNDGCSCAYDLTLKQTPSKSEFCLGDNVPEEELEFYYFFEITNRTRRDITEIPFELSLPEGMTFESNIEAFDEITNNYTTANSYFKLNNINGSSNATATNCTIELPYENSSKSYKFRVKVQISNSFQLKSEDGTNYDEGTLRIGLDNGTVNDNPTATHNAVQIKLSNLSDFKGYDDEEASAFDLTFIKKPNFTESLLPLQVNCNEKSVEVELPITLLEEATNPTELIQLDHKVEITQITDESGTNSLNDKVNITYNKPTDFSEGIYPVTISISNDSDFGTYIITWKESNGMCEDLINKEITFRKNSKLSASVAESEVCGSTATLTGSEAIAPNSYAWEITSDNADDASFDDINASSASLTINEGMFGEYTVIRKVINTEGCEIDSDPIKITFNEPITANIDNPITNACANDNPFIITGSNNTGTGVWTIEKDNNTVSIGSISDNILEIDPASITDFGTYDITWTVAPDNSSNCSEQSATTQITINNTIKLDAGNDLEVCGLSATLTGSEAIAPNSYAWEITGDNADDASFDDINTSSASLTINEGMFGEYTVIRKVINTESCEIDSDPITITFNEPIIASIDNPITNACANDNPFIITGSSNTGTGVWTIEKDNNTVSIGSISDNTLEIDPASITDFGTYDITWTVTPDNSSNCSEQSATTQITINNAIKLDAGNDLKVCSSSATLTGSEAIAPNSYAWEITSDNADDASFDNINASSASLTINEGMFGEYTVIRKVINTEGCEIDSDPITITFNEPIIASIDNPITNACANDNPFVITGSNNTGTGAWIIEKDNNTVSIGSISGNTLEINPASITDFGIYDITWTVNTNENNCSSASATTTISIGSMPEINGINVTLNNIDLGFYQSPIEATLGQKIKLNVIESSRQTDPIEYSWFQSSLNTLPINSTSELTEIVKGETKYLVFIQNQFGCSITREVNILSNNPPYAINDSVSVHNEKTIEIDILNNDSDADHRTLNPGNIDIDLDPETPEFQGSITTDGGTFKLQSNGKILFTPISDIHHGITKINYTITDKEGAVSNIAQITVYIYGRPVAINDTVRVQSNHEIAIEALYPIERDQDYDLDNDIIESTFKIIKEPEYGEIINIDLENGIVHYQAPDFSSIQNAEYDPIERSKMISFTYEICDSEGLCDQADIIVYIIDDRIQANELITPYLKDRKNDTFIINGLEFYQDNSLKIFNRWGQLVYEKENYDQSWDGTANTSTFGGKRLSQGTYFYILEVDKGKYKFNGMVQIAD
- a CDS encoding NUDIX hydrolase; the encoded protein is MSINNSKQNPWQFKDKKNIYENPWIKVEEHDVIMPNGKEGIYGKVLFKNRAIAILPIDSQGNTWLVGQYRYTIDEYSWEIPMGGGPLNEDILESAKRELKEETGLKAQKWTNIGKFHTSNSCTDEEGFIFLAEDLSQHETEFDETEVIEIMKVPFEKALDMVMNEKITDVISCMAILKASKLLF
- a CDS encoding 6-carboxytetrahydropterin synthase, which encodes MIYLSKELTFCAAHQLYNPKWSKEKNEEVFEGCAHENWHGHNYHLTVTVKGRPDEDTGMVMNFKDLKRIVKKEVISKVDHKNLNLDVDFMKGKMTTCEVLVEAMWGVLAPKISEFTDGRVVLHSLKLYETNTSFAEYYGE
- the lpxB gene encoding lipid-A-disaccharide synthase, producing the protein MRYFIVAGERSGDLHASNLVKALKSQDSDAVFAGFGGDYMAEAGVEVKVHIRELAFMGFLEIVKGLFKILGFLKICKSEIESFKPDVIILVDYGGFNMKIAKWAKENGIRVFYYISPKVWAWNTSRAWKLKKTVDKMFSILPFEKAFFMQFDDWDVDYVGNPVVDAVMAHNKNDEFMEGNNLPKDKPLVALLPGSRKQELKYILPTMLEVADKFPDCHFCVAGVKSLDLTLYDSLKGHSNISLIFDQTYDLYSNASAGIITSGTATLETALFELPQVVAYRGGKISYAIAKLVAKVKYISLVNLIMDKQVVKEYIQEEMTVQNLSRELELLLDNNSNERLSMKKDYIELKNILGSESASVRAAKKMYGYLIEKVK